A window of Desulfobaculum bizertense DSM 18034 genomic DNA:
GATCAGAGCCGAGATAACAGGCCATGTTGGCGATGTCCTCAAGCTTCTGCGCACGGCCAAGAGAGAAACGAGTCGCAATGTCCTTGCGGAACGAAAGCGCATCCTTGGCACCATTGATCTCCAGATTGTTCTTGGACCAAAGCTTGGTGTCGACGGCTCCAGGACAAATGCAATTGATGTTCAAATCGCAGTCCGCGTACTCCTGCGCTACAGCACTGGTAAAAGCGATGATTGCCGCCTTGGATGCGCTGTAATGCGAATACGTGGGCATTGGCTTGTCACCAGACTGGGCTGCAATGTTCACAATCTTGCCGGACTTACGCTCGGCCATGTGCTTGATGACTGCACGGGTCATCAAAAAGGTGCCATACATGTTCACCTTAAACACGTGGTCAAACTCGTCGTATGTCATGCCTTCCAGCTTGACCCGATTGCTCACGCCCGCGTTGTTAACGAGCACATCAATCTTTCCAAAATCCTGAAGAGCCTTGTTTACAGCAGAGGTCACAGAGCTTTCACTGGTCACATCCATTTCTATAAATGAAGCGTTGGGACCAAGAGCTGCAATTGTCCTCTTTGCGCGGTCAGGATTAATGTCCGCGATAACAACGGTTGCGCCTTCCCTGACGAACTGCTGGGCAATAGCTTCACCTATCCCTCTGCCGCCGCCAGTCACAAAGACAACTTTTCCAGATAAATTCAGTTCCATACTCACTCCATTTATAGAGCACAGCAGGCTACGCGACCTGCTGTGCTTCTTGTTTGATCACCTAGCAGAAAATGGAAATACCAGTGGGGTACTTGTGGTCATTGATGATGAGTTTGACATCATACTTTCCACAAAGACCATTTTTGCTGATGCTCAGCTTAACAGCGCGGCTATCGTCTTCGAGGAAGGCACCGGAGCACATTGCGAGGTGGTGCACTGCAGCAGTGTTGACAAAGTAGCCGTGGGTTTCCGGTCCTTCGAGAAGAACCATGACAAGAGTGCCCTTTTCAAACTTGCCGTGGAAAACCATACGGTCTTCGTCTTCTTCCAGCTCAATCTCGTGCTCTGCTGCGGGCAGCTCTGCGACTTCGTCAAGTTCGGGAATCGTGTCAAAGGTCGGAGTAACGTCAAGGTTGCCAAGCAGCTTGCCTTCGCCGAACACAAGGTTTTCACCTTCGTGATACGGAGTCAGCTTTTCTGCACGGTAGAAGTTCCCTTCAACTTCCAGCTCGTACAGGACAACGCCATCTTTTTCTTCGACGGTTACAGAACGAAGTTCAACGCGAGGATCCTTCATATCAAGGAATGCGCCGAGACCCTTTGCAGCATAGCCATCTTCAAAGCCGATACCGCCAGAGTGGATCAGGTAATGTCCTTCTTCATAGAATTCGAC
This region includes:
- a CDS encoding SDR family NAD(P)-dependent oxidoreductase; the encoded protein is MELNLSGKVVFVTGGGRGIGEAIAQQFVREGATVVIADINPDRAKRTIAALGPNASFIEMDVTSESSVTSAVNKALQDFGKIDVLVNNAGVSNRVKLEGMTYDEFDHVFKVNMYGTFLMTRAVIKHMAERKSGKIVNIAAQSGDKPMPTYSHYSASKAAIIAFTSAVAQEYADCDLNINCICPGAVDTKLWSKNNLEINGAKDALSFRKDIATRFSLGRAQKLEDIANMACYLGSDLTKNISGQKFFVTS